The genomic stretch gcacgtttcgctctccGACACCTGTACGTTCTTTAAGTTCAGTTGGTAAAATAGATCGTGAATTCGCAATTGTTTTGAAATGACACTGTAACTTTACCTAGACAGAGACACACGGAGGTAAATTAGTCATGTTCTCTTTTGggtaatttttcaaaaaaaagtgATCGTTCCGGTTGTACTTAAGTACAATGGGTTAATGTTACCCAATTTTATTCAATgccaaaataaattacaaaaaaaaacaattgtctATATTTCAATTAAACAAAATGGCTGAATTGCTTTGAATGTTATTGACTTTTGGAAAGcaaagtttaataaaagtacgtattttaaagtaaataatttgatatttaatttaaaatctaacGCATTGAAATTATAAACGTGCATTAATTTCACAATAATGATTTTCCTCGTATCTGATAGTACGCGCTTGTGcgttgtttgtttacttgtatCACTTGTATGTTTTTACTTTCTACAGTTAAACACCCCAGTGTTTGTTTTCAATTTccactttattttaaatatttagttgtTTTCTTTATAATTCTTTGTTGTAGACCCTCGAAAAATGTCTAAGAAGGATCCAAATGATCGCAACGAGAGAAAGTTGGATTCTGGCGACTACGAGAACCTTATATCTCAGCACAGCATTTTCGAATCGTCCAAGCCTAGGCATCATGAACTACCGAGTTTTCCAGGTTTTTCTAACGCTGAAACTCAAACAAAACAAAGTGATTTAAAAACTCAGGGACTTCAAAGTAGCCTTGGACCATGGCACTACAATCCATGGTGGATGTTAGCGAGCACTTCGAGAAGTGTTCCGTCTCAAGATGATTACTCAGACAGTGACCAAGCTAAAGTAAAGCAAGAGCCTAGTAGGGCCGGTACTCCAGATCGTGATCCATTACAGAATGACTTAGAACAATTACAATCTACATCAACAGCTCCAGTGGGTCTAGACTCATTTTGTGACGATTGTTCAGACCCATTCTGTGATTCTAGTGTGGGAATGTGTCGTAAACTATTTCACTGCCCTCATTGTAGAAAGAGCTATCCCACAATTCTTGAATTCAACACACACTTAACAGGAGTGCATCCAGCCCAAAAACCATTCAGATGTCAAATCTGTCTGGaaccattttataaaaaatcacaTTTACGAAGACATTTAGACTCACACCACACTCGTAAAGATGTAAACAAATGTTCAGTGTgctcaaaatatataaaagataaaagtaaCTTACGTAAACATATGCAAGTCCACACAGGACGGGTTCCTCAAAAACAATTCAAATGTGACTTGTGTAACAATAAGCGTTATATGTCTCTCGATAGACTCAATAATCACAAAGTAGTATGCACAGGAGAGAAAGTACTGAAGTACTGCGATATGTGCACCAAAGTGTTCGACAATTCAAGATCTTTGAATAGCCACAAGAAGGTACATGCAAGGGAGCTAAAATGTGAAATCTGTGGTGAACAGCTACGCTCTTTAGAGCAATTTAACAACCATAAGATGATTTGTTTAGGAGGTTCACAAGAAGCTGGTAGTAGTGGTGCAGCAAATACTGCAGGAGCTCAGTTAAGCCGTTGTTGTACACAGCCAGGACTGTGCGAACATGACAAACCAGCGTATTTGAACATACCCAGCTATGCTGCTGGTCGTGTTCTTGATGCTACTATGTCATCTCTTAAATCTGAAATGAACTGATGACATATTTTATGTCAAAACTTTACTAATTGTAAACACAAGTTAttctgatttaattttttacagatTACAAAATGGTTAAATCAATGACAGTAATAATTTACACATTTGAGAATTTCACAAGACTGATGCAAATATCCCGCCTCACAACTTGCTTTATTATTACCATTTAAATATAGGATGTAGCTAGTAAGTAAATGCAGTTAGAGTAAGTTGATTACTATTTGAgcatatttaaacaataattgcaGCATCAACTGCAGGAGTtgatctgtttgtttgtccacaTGAAGTATATATCAGTATAGTTGCTGATGTTAAAGCACTATactgaaagaaaacattttatgtgAATTGCATATTAATTCCTGCAACTGCTGTTTTGATTACTAAATGATGCTCAAATGGTTGCCCaccttttattttgtaacataatatagtagaaaaataaGTTTCCACAAATCAGCTTTATTTAATAGCAGACAAACCAGACCAGACTTTGATTATTGTACTTTTTAAAATGACagataacataatttattatttgaatgtaACAATGCCTTGACTGATTTAGAATAATAACTATTAGCATGCAGTATtacattaaacttttttttatttttctattttgtaaaatattaagagctatatttttattataatttttaggaGCCATAATAACAAACATGACATAACATTGCATATGGAGCAGCGTTTTTTCACACTTTGACATTTGAAAAGTGCTGTCATTTAAAGTGTTTCAAAACACTACTTTCACTATCCCAACGTTATGACATGTTTTTTAATAAGGCACTAAGTGTATAACTTAAATGTCGAGTTGGTCAGTGGGGACACACCTGAGCAAATTCTATTTTTCCAGTGCTCTATTGTACATTTTGCTCCAAAGACATCTAAAAATGTAGTTTCATATGGATATTGTTAGGAGTGTAATCTGAATATTTTCTAAAGACAACTATATTATAATGatactttttttgtaatgttagATCTAGGCAAACTTTGTAAAGTGCAATGACCTTGGCTAAGCCGTAAACAT from Pararge aegeria chromosome 4, ilParAegt1.1, whole genome shotgun sequence encodes the following:
- the LOC120637742 gene encoding zinc finger protein 467-like, translated to MSKKDPNDRNERKLDSGDYENLISQHSIFESSKPRHHELPSFPGFSNAETQTKQSDLKTQGLQSSLGPWHYNPWWMLASTSRSVPSQDDYSDSDQAKVKQEPSRAGTPDRDPLQNDLEQLQSTSTAPVGLDSFCDDCSDPFCDSSVGMCRKLFHCPHCRKSYPTILEFNTHLTGVHPAQKPFRCQICLEPFYKKSHLRRHLDSHHTRKDVNKCSVCSKYIKDKSNLRKHMQVHTGRVPQKQFKCDLCNNKRYMSLDRLNNHKVVCTGEKVLKYCDMCTKVFDNSRSLNSHKKVHARELKCEICGEQLRSLEQFNNHKMICLGGSQEAGSSGAANTAGAQLSRCCTQPGLCEHDKPAYLNIPSYAAGRVLDATMSSLKSEMN